Proteins encoded in a region of the Pseudomonadota bacterium genome:
- a CDS encoding response regulator has protein sequence MAHAANKSAVEVVVVEDDPTFLSFWKRFLEAMGVSDFMLIANPFEAKEVLCRVSCKLLISDINMRGINGYELAKLACDFNPACSVILTTAYGANLKRFDLKNCAFHLLFKPYNDIGELNKLVKHLLKGENSFDDLSEDSWSENEDYPQVIEWKL, from the coding sequence ATGGCGCACGCTGCTAACAAGTCTGCAGTGGAGGTCGTGGTGGTGGAGGACGACCCCACGTTCCTCTCCTTCTGGAAGCGTTTCCTGGAGGCAATGGGGGTGAGCGATTTCATGCTGATCGCCAACCCCTTCGAGGCGAAGGAGGTCCTCTGCAGGGTCAGCTGCAAGCTGCTCATCAGCGACATCAACATGCGGGGCATAAACGGCTACGAGCTCGCGAAGCTCGCGTGCGACTTCAACCCCGCCTGCTCGGTGATCCTCACCACCGCCTACGGCGCGAACCTCAAGCGCTTCGATCTCAAGAACTGCGCCTTCCATCTCCTCTTCAAGCCTTATAACGACATAGGGGAGCTCAACAAACTCGTGAAGCACCTGCTCAAGGGCGAGAACTCGTTCGACGATCTCTCGGAGGATTCCTGGTCGGAGAACGAGGACTATCCGCAGGTGATCGAGTGGAAACTCTGA